Below is a genomic region from Pseudomonadota bacterium.
GCCGAAGCCCGTGAAACCCTGGATCGCCAGGTCAGCTGGATGCGCAAGAACCAGGGTGTTTTCGTCACCGTTGAGGGACATGCCGACGAACGTGGCACCCGCGAATACAACCTGGCGCTGGGTGAGCGTCGCGCCAACGCCGTGAAGAACTATCTCGTCTCCATGGGCGTCAACGAAGCCCGCGTTTACACAGTATCCTATGGCAAGGAACGTCCGGCCGTCACAGGTTCCGGTGATGCTTCCTGGGCCCAGAACCGCCGTGGCGTCACGGTTGTGAACTGATCTGCAAGGTCTGAAGAACTGCAGAAACGCCGTCCGGATCTCCGGGCGGCGTTTTTGTTTCCGGGCACCACATTTTTGCCCCGTTGTCCGGTCAGTGTAGCCTCGGTTCCCTGTATCACCCTGACATATCCAACGAGACGCCCATGAAAAACCTCTCCTTCCGGCTGGTCCCGGCTGCTGCAATCCTTCTGTGCTGCATGGTATCCGGGCCTTCCATGGCCCAGACTGTGGATGTCACGTCCATGAACAACCGGGTCATGCGCCTTGAGAACGAGCTGCGGACCCTGAACCAGGCTGTCTACAAGGGCCAACCCCCGCCCCCCGGAACCGGCACAGGCACAAGCTATGAGGACCGCCTCACCCGCCTGGAACAGGAAACCAGCAAGCTGACCGGCCGCGTGGAAGAGCTCCAGTTCAGCATGCGCAAGCTCCAGGACGCGCAGGCAAAAGCCGCCCGGGATATGGAGTTCCGGCTGAATGAACTGGAGAAAAAGGCAGCGACCCATGCCCCCGTCGCTGCGCCTGCGCCGCCGCCAGCCACGGCAACACCCTCTCCCTTTACCGGCCAGCAATCTTATCCTCCGGCCGGGGGACAGGCACCCGCCGCCCTGACGGGCGATCCCCGGAAAGACTATGACAACGCCTATGCCCTGCTGCTCCAGGCCGACTACAACGCCGCGGAAAATGCCCTGAAAGCCTTTATCGCCGCCAATCCGCAGCACGAGCTGACAGGCAACGCCCAGTACTGGCTGGCTGAAACCTATTACGTGCGTGGCATGTACCCGGAGGCCGCCCTGGCATTCGGCGAGGGGTTCGAGAAATACCCGGACAGCCAGAAAGCCCCCGACAACCTGCTGAAGCTGGGCCTGTCCCTGGTCAAGCTGAACAAAAGGCAGGAAGCCTGCCGCACCCTGGGCCTGGTGAAGAAAAATTTCCCCGATGGCCCGGAAGCCACCCGCGCAAAAGCCGAACAGGAACGCACCCGCCTGAAGTGCGGGTGAGCGTCTCTTTTACCTGAAACCGGTCTTCAGGCTCTCAGTGCGCCTTGTGGACCCAGGTCAGCCGAAGCCTTCGCCAGATGTTCCGGCATTGCCTCGAGAACCTTTTCCAGATTCTCCCGGGTCTCATCTGTTGCCCTCTCACAGGCTTGCCTCAGAGTGCGGATATTCTGATCCGATATCCGTTCCGGGGCCTGTTCCAGAATGGCACTGACCAGAGCACATGCTGCACTTCCCGAAACAGGGTCTGTTGACTTCTCGACTGCCCGATCGATCAGGAAGACTGATTCTTCAGGAGGGATACTGTCCAGAACAAGGCGCACATTGTGTCGTGCCAGGGCCGCCAGGATCCCGAAGAAGAATTTATCATCATCATGCATATAAAAGGCTTCCTCATCATCATAAGAAAGGTACCTCATATCATGGACCAGCTTTGTCACATGTTTCCCGAAAAAGATTCCTGGCGCTTCCTTTGCCAGAACCTGCAGGATTTCCACGCGACGGGTGGCTTGCGGGGCCTCCACAGGGAACAGTGCTTCCCAGGGCGCCGAAGACACCCAGGGGTCTACCAGTTTCAGACAGAAAAATACTGCAGTGTCCACCATCCCACAGGATGATTTCCAATCCGGTGACGAGTTTTCCGGAACCTGTCCCTCCGCATCCCTGGTCTCATTCCTGGCTACCGTTTTTGCATAGATCCCCACAATATCCAGAAGGATTTCGCGGACAGCAGATACAGGCTCCCTGAGAATTTTGGGCACTATATCCCTGATATGCGCATATTGCAGGCAACCTGGATTGCGGGCAGCCTCGTCACGGATCCATCCGGCATACAGTTTCCGGACTTCCGGCTCCTGGGGGCCGGTTTCCGTCCTGAAATAATTCTCAAGAATCGGGATATAGATCCCGATCCTTGCCGAAGGCAGGTCTGTGTTTTCCTCCTCCAGACGGCCAATAATATCACGGCACAGACGCCCCCACTTGCCACGGAAAATAACGGTGCTCTGGCGAGCCAGTTTTATGACATCGCCGCCGGAAAACCTGCATTTTCCCTTTTTCTGCATTCCATCAACAAGGGTCAGGAATGCCCAAAGCACATCGGGACTTCCATGAGAGCAGGTCAGATCCAGAACGGCGCGCCAGAGAGAATCGCCCAGAACCGGGGCAGAATCTTCTGAAAACCGCCGGGTCAGCATGGCGGCT
It encodes:
- the ybgF gene encoding tol-pal system protein YbgF — translated: MKNLSFRLVPAAAILLCCMVSGPSMAQTVDVTSMNNRVMRLENELRTLNQAVYKGQPPPPGTGTGTSYEDRLTRLEQETSKLTGRVEELQFSMRKLQDAQAKAARDMEFRLNELEKKAATHAPVAAPAPPPATATPSPFTGQQSYPPAGGQAPAALTGDPRKDYDNAYALLLQADYNAAENALKAFIAANPQHELTGNAQYWLAETYYVRGMYPEAALAFGEGFEKYPDSQKAPDNLLKLGLSLVKLNKRQEACRTLGLVKKNFPDGPEATRAKAEQERTRLKCG
- the pal gene encoding peptidoglycan-associated lipoprotein Pal translates to MRMKYIALAVSVLLLAACQSTGTDSGSADAGGRGGYSGMSSNLSQAERARVIADLEQNVGDRVFFGYDRYDLSAEARETLDRQVSWMRKNQGVFVTVEGHADERGTREYNLALGERRANAVKNYLVSMGVNEARVYTVSYGKERPAVTGSGDASWAQNRRGVTVVN